In Hemitrygon akajei chromosome 12, sHemAka1.3, whole genome shotgun sequence, a single window of DNA contains:
- the tceanc2 gene encoding transcription elongation factor A N-terminal and central domain-containing protein 2, producing MDRFVVRGCAASPAQPQPKVYRQTTLESLKRVVVIEDIKRCKSILELPNQTKENLIEALLELKKKIPSQEVLVSTKIGHTVNRMRKNSDPEVAELAKVIFKTWRDFIKENKNKSSIEVRCDSKTESLRSNARKMFTEVLELEKDHPLIENLEREVFHQCSRLINISYRRTIRALIFTLKHKPEIREQVKTYKFPVKQLVENHKKC from the exons ATGGATCGGTTCGTAGTGCGGGGCTGCGCGGCGAGCCCAGCACAGCCCCAGCCCAAGGTTTACCGTCAGACTACTCTAGAGTCTTTGAAG AGAGTTGTGGTGATTGAAGATATTAAAAGATGTAAATCCATTCTGGAACTCCCTAATCAAACAAAGGAAAACTTAATTGAAGCACTGCTGGAACTAAAGAAGAAAATACCCTCTCAGGAAGTTCTAGTCTCAACAAAAATAG GACACACTGTAAATAGGATGCGGAAAAACTCAGACCCTGAAGTTGCTGAGCTTGCCAAAGTCATTTTTAAAACCTGGAGAGATtttataaaagaaaataaaaataagtcATCCATCGAGGTGCGATGTGATTCTAAGACCGAGAGTCTCAGGAGTAATGCTCGAAAAATGTTCACTGAAGTCTTGGAACTGgag AAGGATCATCCTCTGATTGAAAACTTAGAACGAGAGGTTTTTCACCAGTGTTCCCGTTTGATCAACATTTCATATCGGAGGACAATACGAGCACTAATCTTTACTTTAAAACACAAACCAGAAATCCGAGAGCAGGTTAAAACCTACAAGTTCCCAGTGAAGCAGCTTGTTGAAAATCACAagaaatgttga